Genomic window (Granulicella arctica):
AGAGCCACGAATTTGTGGCGCTCACTCCACCCCGCCCGATCTTAGGCTAGTGGGTTGGGCTTTCTGCTGTGAAGCCGGAGCAGCAGGGTTTCATGACGGGTTGAAACTCCATCAACTCGACGCGGGTCATGTCGGGGTCGTAGAGGTTCCCTTGCCACTTGCCGTCTTTGCCCATCTGGGGCCCGTCGTGGCGGGGGCTGAGGCGGTCCTCTTTGTAGAGGGTTTGGATGGCCTGCTCCATGTTGGGGACACCGATGGAGAAATGGTTGAGGACGCCAAGCTCTCGCTGATCGACCTTCGCGATGGGCGTGGTGGAGCCGTCGCCGACCATCATGTACTCAAGCCAGTCGTGACCGTCGGGGACCTGTGCTGAGATCCAGTCGACCTTGTCGGGCTGCATCGCTCCAAACCAGTAGGGTTTGAAGCCGAGGAGGTCTTTGTAGAAGCGGTCTTCGGCGGCCTTGTCGTGGACGAGGAAGCCGACGTGGATGACGTGGGTGCCGATGGGCTTGCCGCCCGCGAGCGAAGGAGCGTGGCCGGGCTGAACGAACTGGACGACGTTGCCCTCAGGATCTTTGGTGCTGAACCAGTGGCTGCCGTCACTGGCCAGGGCGACGGGCGCGCCTGGGTCGGTGCCGTGAGCTTTGAGGTAGGAGTGCAGTGCAGGGGCGTCGGTGGTGATGAAGGCGACGCAACCGATGCGGCTGATGGAGTGGTCGGCTGGAAGCGGAAGGACCTCGACGAATTGCGTGGCGCTGAAGTAGAAGCGCTTGCCTTCCGCGGACTGGGGGTCGGGAGCTTTGACGCCGCCGAGTACGTGCCCGTAGAAGTTCTCGGAGGCTGCCGGGTCACTCGCAAAGACGCACATGTGGGAGATGCCGGTGATGGCTGGACGCTTTTGCTGAGCAAAGAGACTTGTGAGGCTGAGGGTGGCGCAGGAGGCGACAAGGGCGAGGCGCTTGAGAGAGATCATCATCGGGAGACTCACTTTTGATTTGTGGAGCGAGCAGTGCCGGATATGACGGCAAGGTTCGTTCGAGAACGGTAGCATGAGTCGGCGATCGCTGGCATGAAACGCTACTTCTCCGGAACCGTATACTGGTGCGCGAACGAGTGGCAGTTGTTTTAAGAGGATGGGTGCGGCGTGAGACAGATCAGATTGAAGACCGTAGTGATGGTTGCGACAGGTGTTTTCTGTCTTGGGACGTATAGCATTGCGCAGACTGCGGCCAAGGCGCAGGGTGACTCGAGCGTGATAGCGGTGGATGGAACGGCTACCGTGACGCGGATCGTTCCGGTACCGACAATGATCAGCCAGGAGGCGCAGAAGATGCTGGCGCGGCAGGTCTCCGATGTGGCCGTGCCGGAGACCCTGGACGTGCGACGGACCAAGACGGATACGTGGCAGGCGGGCGCGGGCGAGAAGTTTCGGAAGCTATACCCGGTGAACGTGACGTCGCAGACCATTGGTGGCGTGCCGACGAAGGTCATCATGCCCATGAACGTGCCGAAGGACAAGCAGCAGCGGGTGCTGATCAATCTGCATGGCGGCGGCTTCAACTCGGATTCGGGGTCGCTGACGGAGACGGTTCCGGTAGCGTTTATGAGCCAGACGAAGGTAGTGGCGGTGCTGTACCGACTTGCTCCGGAGCATCCCTTTCCCGCGGCTGTGGACGATGCGGTGGCGGTGTATCGTGAGTTGCTGAAGACGTACAAGCCCAGGAATATTGGCATGTTCGGGACTTCGGCCGGGGCGATTCTGACGGGCGAGGTTGCGGTGAAGCTGAAGCAGCTTGGTCTGCCGCTGCCGGGTGCGCTGGGCATCTTCTCGGGGATGGGCGACTTCAGCCAGGCTGGCGATTCGGTGGCGCTCTATGCGCTGAATGGGTTTTCAGGGCACCTCGATCCTCCGTCGGCAGAGGGGCGGGATAAGGGCTACACGGCAGATATCGATCCGAAAGATCCTGTGCTCTCGCCGATGTATGCGGATCTTCACGGCCTACCGCCGACGTTATTTATGACCAGCGGACGCGACCTGCTGCTGAGTGGGACGACGTTGTTGCATCGAGCATTTTTGAGGGCGGGCGTGGATGCGCGGCTGGTGGTGTTTGAGGCGCTGCCCCATGCTTTCTGGAATAACGAGACGCTGCCGGAGACGAAGGAAGCGGATCAGATGATGGCGGAGTTCTTCAACCGGGAGCTTGGCCGATGAACGGATGTTATGGGCAGACAGGCGACAGATTGGTCTGATGTGATGCAAACTTACAGTCATGAATAATGGAGCCCGGGAACTACAGCTAACCGATGCGATCAACGCGCTGCTCGACGCGCGAAGGACGAACACCCCTCTTACGGATCTCCCTGTCGAGTGGCAGCCGACGACGCTGGATGAAGCGTATTTCGTGCAGGATGCGATGGCTGTGGCGTATGGCGAGATAGGCGGTTGGAAGGTGGGTTCGCCGACGGCTGACGGGACACCGATCTTTGCGCCAATGCCGCGGAACTGGATCGCCCCTGCCGCCGCAGTGCTGAGCGAGCAGACGCATCGCTACCGCGGGCTGGAGGCGGAGATCGCCTTCATGATGGGCGAGGATCTGCCGCCACGGGCGACGCCGTACACCCGCGAAGAGGTTGTGGCTGCGATTGAGAGCTGCCATCCGGCGATCGAGGTGCTGGAGAGCGGGCTGGTCGACCCGGCGGCGGCGGCGCGCATGTCCATGCTGGCGGATCTGCAGATGCACGGCGGGTTTGTATACGGGCCGGCGTGTCCGGAGTGGAAGTCGATCGACTTTACGAAGGAGACGGTGACGCTGGCTGTGGATGGGCTAATCCGCGTGGAACGGACAGGATCGAACACGTCCGGCGACCTGATGCGGCTGCTGCCCTGGCTGGCGAACGAGGGTGCGGTGCGGACGGGCGGCCTGAAGGCGGGTCAATGGGTGACGACGGGGAGTTGGACGGGGAATGTGCAGGCGATCTCCGGAGCGAGTGTCGACGTGACGTTTGTTCATGCCGGGCGCGTGGGACTTCGGTTCGCATAACAGGTCTCTGAGAAAGGTTTCGCATGACGACGTATGGAGAAGGAATTGTCTTTACAGCTCCCGTAACGGAGCGGTTTGCCGAGGTGCTTACACCGGAGGCCGTAACGTTTCTTGCAGGGCTGCAGCGTGCGTTCAATGCGCGGCGCAAGGATTTGCTGGCGGCGCGGGTGGTGCGACAGGCGAGGCTCGATGCGGGGGAGCGGCCAGACTTTCTGAGTGAGACGAAGTCGATTCGCGATGCGGAGTGGACGGTCGCTCCGCTGCCTGCGGATTTGCTGGATCGGCGGGTTGAGATTACCGGGCCTGTCGAGCGGAAGATGATTATCAACGCGCTGAATTGTGGCGCGAAGGTCTTCATGGCCGACTTTGAAGATTCGACTACGCCTACGTGGGAAAACGTACTTGAAGGTCAACTGAACCTGCGCGACGCGGTGCGGCGGACGATTACGTTTGAAGATGAGAAGACCGGTAAGAGTTACAAATTGAATGAGAACCCGGCGGTGCTGTTTGTGCGGGCGCGCGGATGGCACATGGAGGAGCGGCACATGCTCGTCGATGGGGAGCCTGTGTCTGGTTCGCTGTTTGATTTTGGGCTGTACTTCTTTCATAACGCGAAGGAGTTGCTGTCGCGTGGGTCGGGGCCATACTTTTACCTGCCGAAGATGGAGAGCCATCTTGAGGCGCGGCTTTGGAACGACGCGTTTATTGCGGCGGAGGCGGCGCTGAGCGTACCAGCGGGCTCGATCAAAGGAACGGTATTGATCGAGACGATTCTTGCTACGTTCGAGATGGATGAGATTCTCTGGGAGCTAAAGGACCACTCGGCTGGCCTGAACTGTGGGCGTTGGGACTACATCTTCAGCTACATCAAGAAGTTTGCGGGTGATGTGAGCATACTGCTGCCGGATCGTGGGCAGGTGTCGATGACGACGCACTTCATGCGGAGCTATTCGAAGCTGGCGATCAAGACGTGCCATCGGCGAGGGGTGAGCGCAATGGGCGGGATGAGCGCGTTTATCCCGATCAAGAGCGACCCGGTGGCGAACGAAACGGCATTGACACAGGTGAGGGCGGACAAGGAGCGCGAGGCTACGGATGGACACGATGGAACTTGGGTTGCGCACCCGGGGCTGGTGCCGGTTGCGCTTGAGGTCTTCAATCGCGTGATGCCGCAAGCTAACCAGATCGATAAGCAGTTGCCGGATTATCATGTGACGGCGGAGGACCTGCTGCGGGTTCCTTCGGGATCGATTACGGAGGCGGGTCTGCGGCAGAATGTGGCCGTGGGGCTGGGGTATGTGGAGGCATGGCTACGCGGGATCGGATGCGTGCCACTCTTCAACCTGATGGAAGATGCGGCTACGGCTGAGATCAGCCGGGCGCAGCTTTGGCAGTGGGTCCATCATCATGCGGTGCTGGCGGATGGGCGGCCAGTGACGGCGGATTTGGTCAATGCGGCAATCGATGACGATCTTGCAGAGAAGAAGACGGTGCTGAGTGAGGAGCGATTTGTCTACTATGAACGCGCTGCTTCGTTGATGCGCGAGCTGATTGATGCGGAGAAGTTTCCGGAGTTCCTGACACTCTCCGCGTATGCAGAGGTGCTGGAGCATGAGTACGCCAGCTAGGCTGTCCTGCTCAGCTTCATGACGAGACATTTGGCGGCACCGCCTGCTTTGAGGAATTCGCTTAGATCGAGCTGGACGGTGTGGAAGCCTTTCAGCTCGAGTTGTCTGGTGAGGTGGTCGCTGATGCGGTTGAGGATGATGGTGCTGCCGATATTGACGGCGTTGCAGGCGAAGCGGAGTGCGTCTTCTTCGGTCACGACGATGCGTTTCTCGGCTGGATAGAAGGCTTCAATCTTCGCCAGAGAGGCGGCGTCGAACGCGCCGGGGTAGTAAAGGACGAAGCCTCCTTCGAGGGTGGCGAAGCAGGTGTCTAGATGGTAGAAGCGTGGGTCGATGAGGTGGAGCGAGGCCACGGCTACCGGCCATATCCCGGCAAGACGTGCGTGGCTTGCGAGCAAGGTGCGGGGGCCGTACCCAACCCAGAGCGTAAAGCCATCGGTGGAGAAGAGTGCGTCGCCTTCGCCCTCGAACGAGGTGTCGCGGGGCAGGTCGACCACGAGGTAGCCGGCTTGTTCGAACCAGGTGCGGAAGTGCTGCTCTTCTCCCTGGCGCTCGGGATGGAAGAAGCTGCTGAGCATGACGATGCCGTTGCGCTCGAGGCCAGCGTTGGCGGTGAAGACCATGTCGGGCGAGCCGCGTTGCGGCGCTACCAACTGGATGTCGGCGATGCGGGCGAGAGCCTGGTAGAGACTCTGCCACTGTGCGGTGGCGCGGTCGCGTGAGGAGGCGTGGACGTTGCCAGCCATCCATGGATTGATCACGTAGGTGACGTCGTAGAGGGTCGGCGCGCACATGAGGAAGTTTGGGCGTGCGGCTGTTTTGTACGGGATTGGGATCTCTGCGGCTGCGACGTTTGTAACGATTGCGGTGCTCATCTGCGGAGGTGCCTCTATGATGAGCCTGACAGCGCACAGGGATGTGGTCAACATGAATGATTATGCTGATTTTGCTGCATATTCATGCGAAAACGGCCGACCACTTTCGTGATCGGCCGTTGCTTATTTATGACGGATAAGGCGTTAGTTGATAGGCTGCGGCGGTGGCAGTCCCCTGCTCTCCGTGCGGACTGGTTTGTTCTTCGAGAAGAGCGCGAGGAACGTTTTCAGGATGACATAGAGGACGGGGATGAAGACCAGGTTGAGGGCGGTGGAGAGCACCATGCCGCCGACGACCGCGGTGCCCACCGAGTGACGACCATAAGCTCCGGCTCCGGTTGCGAGATAGAGCGGCATGACACCGAGGATGAAGGCGATCGAGGTCATGAGGATGGGACGAAGGCGAAGCTCCGCGGCGATGATGGCCGCTTCGATGATGGTCTTACCATGTTCAAGCTGCTGCTCTGCGAATTCGACAATGAGGATTGAGTTTTTCGCGGAGAGACCGATGAGCATGACAAGGCCGATCTGGACGTAGACGTCATCGTCGAGACCTCGGAGCGAGACAAGGGTGAGTGCTCCAAGGATGGCCATGGGGACGGCGAGCAGGATGATGAACGGGAGCGCGAAGCTCTCGTATTGTGCGGCGAGTGCGAGGTAAACAACCAGCAGGCCGAGGCCAAAGATGATAATGGCCTTGCCGCTGGACTCGATCTCTTCAAGCGCCAGACCTGTCCACGAGAAGGTCATCCCCTGGAGTTTGTTCTTGTTGAAGATCGCTTCCATGGCGGCGAGCCCCTGCCCGGAACTGAGACCGGGAGCGGGTGAGCCATCGATCTCCGCCGCGCGGAAGAGGTTGTAGTGAGAGATGACCTGCGGACCGGAGGTCTCCTCGAGAGCAACGAGGTTGTCGAGGGGGATCATCTGGTTGGAGTCAGAGCGGACGTAGTACTGGCGGAGGTCCTGCGCGTTGCGGCGGAAGAGCGAATCTGCCTGAACATACACGCGGTAGGAGCGATTGTTGAAGTCGAAGTCATTGACATAGGACGAACCCATGAAGGTCGCCATGGCAGAGGTGATCTGCGACAGTGGGACACCCATCGTCTTGGCTTTCTGACGGTCGATGGTGACCTGAAGCTGTGGATCGTTCGAGGTGAACTGGGTGTTGAGCGCGCTTAGACCCGACTTCGGATCGCGGGATTGCGCGACGATGGTGTGGGCTACGCGGTCGATATCGCCGAAGGTGTTGCGCCCTGCATCCTGCAGCATGAACTGGAAGCCGCCGACAGATCCAACACCGGCGATGGCTGGCGGCTCTGCGGCGAAGATGATGCCGCCGGGAACACCGAAGAGCTTCGGCCCGATGCGACCGACGATGTCTCGTGCGGAATGCCCTGCGCCCTTCTTCGTTCGCTCATCTACAGGTTTGAGCGGGGCGAAGATGAGGCCGGAGTTTGGCGAACTGCCGCCCGAGAGCGAGAAGCCCATGACGGAGAAGGTGCCGAAGACGTCGTCATCCTGCCGGACTAGAGCGGAGGCTCGATCGGCTACCTCTGAGGTGTAGGCAAGCGAAGCGCCGGGAGGCGTCTGGACGAGGATAAGGAAGTAGCCCTGATCCTCTGCGGGGACGAAGGCTGTAGGTACATGGTTGTACATGTAGACCGTGGCACCTAGTCCACCAAGGAAGATCAGTGCGAAGACCCAGCGCATCTTGACGATCCAGGTTACGGCGACGGCGTAGACGCTGATGACCCACTTGATGACTTTATCGATGAGGCCGAGCAGCCCGCCGTGGTGGGTCTCAGGCCGGAGCAGGATGGCTGCAAGTGCGGGTGAGAGCGTGAGTGCATTGAAGGCCGAGATCGCGATGGAGAAGGCGATGGTCAGGGAAAACTGTTTGTAGAGAATGCCGGTGGTGCCGGGAAAGAAGCTGACCGGAACGAATACCGAGATGAGCACGAGCGAGGTGGCGATGACGGCGCTGGTGACCTCAGCCATGGCGATGGATGTGGCCTGATGCGCGTCGTGCACGACTGGAGCGTCGGAGTTCGCATTGACGAGGAGATTGTCGGCTAGATGGCGCTGCACATTTTCGATGACGACGATGGCGTCGTCGACGACCAGTCCTGTGGCGAGCGTGATGCCGAAGAGGGTGAGTGAGTTGATGGAGAAGCCGAAGATCTTGATGAAGGCAAAGGTTCCGATGAGGGAGACCGGGATGGTGACCGCGGGAATGATGGTCGCGCGCCAGTCCTGCAGGAAGAGGAAGATGACGACGATGACGATGATGATTGCTTCGCCGATGGTCGTCTCGACCTCTCTGATGGAGTCGCTGACGACGGTCGTGGTGTCGACGGCGATGACGTAATCCATGCCGGGCGGGAAGGATTTGCGGAGTTCTGTGAGGACGGCGCGGCACTGTCTGTCGACGTCGAGGGCATTGGCGTTGGAGAGCTGCTGGACACCGACGCCGACGGCATCGCCGCCCGAGAATTTCAGGTCGGTGTTGTAGTTCTCGGCGCCGATCTCGGCACGGCCTACATCCTTGAGGAGGACGATTCCGTTGGCGGTGGCGCTGTTCTTGATGATGATGTTTTCGAACTGGCGCGGGTCCGAGAGACGACCAACGACGCGGACGGCCATCTGGAAGCTTTGTTTATCGTCACCGGGTGGCAGGCCTAGCTGACCGGCGGCTACCTCTACGTTCTGCTCCGAGAGAGCGTTGGTTACGTCGAGTGCGGTGAGGCTGCGAGCGGCTAGCTTGTTCGGATCCAGCCATAGACGCATGGCGTACTTGCGCTCGCCGAAGATAACGACTGCGCCCACACCGGGTACACGCTTGAGGGCGTCCGCTACATAGACATCGAGGTAGTTCGAGATGAAGGCTGGGGAGAGGCTTTTGTCGGGTGAGACGAAGCCGGCTGCGAGCACGAAGTTGCTGTTTGCCTTGGTGATCGTGATGCCGGTGTTGTTGACGGTGGCGGGCAGGCGGCCCTGTGCGGAGGCGACACGGTTCTGTACGTCGACGGCAGCGATCGAAAGATCGTAGCCAGTCTGGAAGGTGATAGTGATGGCGGAGGTGCCGTCGTTCGAGCTGGTCGAACTGATGTAGCGCATGCCTTCGACGCCGTTGATGGACTGCTCGAGGATGATGGTGACGGCGGACTCGACGTCTTTGGCGTTGGCACCGATGTAGTTCGAGGTGACGATGACCTGCGGCGGAGCGAGCTGCGGATAGAGCGAAATCGGCAGGGTCGGGATACAGACGGCACCGGCAAGAATGATGAGCAGGGCGCAGACTGTAGCAAAGATCGGACGACGAATGAAGAAATCTACCAAAACGAACCCCTGTGGAGCGGCTGGCTCCCGCGAAGCATGGGGAGGATGAAACGAAGCGGCAGGAGGGGTTGTCCCGACCCACCGAAGAGCAGACAAGACTAGCTCAGCGGTTGAACCGGTGCGCCTTCCTGAAGGAACTGAATGCTGGAGAGGATGACCTTATCTCCTTGCTTCAGGCCGCTAAGAACGGGATAGTTGTTGCCGAAGGTTTCGCCAACGGTTACGGCGACCTGATGCGCTGAGTAGCCGCCATGTGCCGAAGGGACCGCAACATAGACGAAGGGTTGACCGCCTACACGGACGACCGCAAGCACAGGGACGACAGGCTGCGAGGCGGTGTTCCAGGTAACACGGGCGTTGACGAGTTGCAGATTGCGGAGGCGCTGGGCCGTTCGCGGAATCTCAGCCTTGGCGAGAATGCTTTGTAGTCCGTTATCCACCTGCGGCGAGAGAAAGCTGATGGAGGAGTGCGCGAGAACCTCGCCCGAAGCATCGAGGATGTCGATCGGGAGACCGGGGCGCACGAGCGAGGCACGCTCAGTCGGCAGATAGATGTACGCTTCCAGGTCTGCGTTCTCATCGACCGTGGTGAGTACGGTGGTGGGCGAGACGTAGTCGCCGAGATGGACCGGGATGTCGCCGATCACGCCGGCGAAGGGTGCGCGGATCTGGTAGTAGGCGAGCTGCTGCTGCTGGGTGGTGGTGAGGGCTGCGTTTGCCTCATAGTCACCCTTGGAATTCTGGAAGGCCTGAATTGCCTGATCGTAGGCGTCACGTGAGGTGACCCCGGCTTCGAAGAGCTTGCGCTGACGCTCAACTTCGGTCTGGTTATATTGGTAGACAGCTTGCTTCTGAGCCTGGGTTCCCTGTTGCGACTGGACGGCAGCAGTCTGCTTCAGTGGGTCGATCTGCATGAGCAGCTGACCGGCGCGGACGGCATCGCCGGATTTGACGAGGATGCGCGTGATGTTGCCATCGACCTGCGGCTGCATGGTCGAGGTGCGACGGCTCTTGATGGTCGCGACATAGGTATCGCGACTGGGCACGTCGGTGAGCGAGACTGGTGCGACTTTGACGGGCATCGCCTGGGGAGGAGGTGCGACCGGAGCAGGCTTGGAGCAACCGACGGTCAAAACAGAGGCACAAATAAGCAGCGGCAGGGCGCGAAGATTCAATAGGTGAGGCAATTTACTTCTCCTTGTAACTCTGTGAAACCGTAACTTTGTGCAACCTGTAACCATGACTCATCCGACTCTATGACGAAGTACAAAGACTGGCGAACGTACGCAGCGCAACGCTTGCAAACGCCAAACTTGATTCAGGCCGCAGTGACGGCCACTGTTCAGTCGACAGTCTGTTCCTCAAAGTATTCAGTAACTGGTTTAGATGAGGCAGCCTAGCGCGTCGATGCGTTTCTTCGGGCCCGCTTCTAAAGTATTGGAGGGCCAGTCCCAAATGCAACCGGTCTGGGCAAACGGCGCAAGCTAATCGCTGAAAGCAAACGGGTTAAAGTCCGCCTGGCGGTCGAAGGTGTCCACCTTTTCTGCTGCCTTAAGGCCGTTGATGATGAGATAGGTGAGCGGTGTGGCAACCACCTCATAGCCGACCTTAAGAAGGTATCCCGTGACGATGATGTTGATGAGGGTGTGGACGGGATAAATACCGGCGAAGGTGAGGGTAATGACCAGGACCGTATCGACGGCCTGGCCAACAACGGTCGAACCGATGGTCCGCGTCCACAGCTTGCGACCGTTTGTCAGGAGCTTGAGCCGCGACATGGTGTAGGAGTTTGCGAACTCACCGGCCCAGAAAGCGACAAGACTGGCGGCCAGCATGCGCGGAATGAAGCCGAAGACCGTCGCAAATGCCTGTTGGTTCTTCCAGCCCGGAGCAGCGGGTAGCGCGATGACGAGCGCTCCCATGAGGTAGAGGAGTGAGGTTCCGAAGAAGCCAAGCCAGATCGCGCGACGGGAGGCTGCGAAGCCGTAGACTTCGGTGAAGACGTCGCCAAAGATATAGGTGATGGGGAAGAGCAGAATCGCTCCGCTGACCGCAAAGGGGCCGATCTGGCAGACCTTCTGGGCGACGAGGTTTGAGACGAGCAGGATGACGACGAAGCCGGTCGTGAGTGCGTCGAGGTATTTGAAGCGTTGTGGCGACATTGGCATGGTGGGTTAGCGGTAAGCTTTCCTGATCATAAGAGCAGCATCGGGAAAGCCGGAAATTTTGACACTTGGCGGGGATGTTGGTAGCGTTAGGAATGACGAGGGCGCAAGTTCGTGCCGTCGTGCTCTGTAGCGTCCCCGTCGTCTAGCCCGGCTCAGGACACCGCCCTTTCACGGCGTTGACACGGGTTCAAATCCCGTCGGGGACGCCAAATAAAGCGATAGCCTATATATTTCGACGGCTGTTCCTATCGTGTCAACACTGCGAAGCGCCGGCAACTTGAGTGATAAGCTGACTTATGAAATTTCGCGTGTTTGCGACCCGGGTTCAACCCGCTCCGCCTCCCTCGCCGATGCGACTTGAGATCATGTTGGTGGAAGATCTTCCAGTTGTTGCAGGGCATGAATTAGCTACATTTCGTCGGGCATTCGATCAGCTTGAGCGCGTCACCTCGACCCTCGCTGACTCGGATATCAATGTGCGCTTTAAGAGCGCGATCCTGGCTACATGCGACAGAGCCATGCGCGATGCGAACGTAAAGAAGACGTCCGAGATGATCGTCGACATCGACCGCAAGCAACTTCGCTTGCTTGACTTTCTGCCACTGTAGAACTGAACGCGAAGGCAATTCGTGACGGTTCTAGCCGAATGTGTTTTCAAAGATGTATGGCGTGCGCATCGGACGTGAGAGCATCGCGTTTGCCTCGTCGTCGTGATTAAAGCGCTCGCGTTCCGGGTCCCAGTGAAGGTGGCGTTTCGTCTTCATCGCGATGTGATGCAGCAGGCAGGTGGAGCAGGCGCGGTGACCGATCTCAACGGGTGCGGTCGGTTGCTTGCGGGTACGAATGCACTCGAGCCAGTTAGCATGCTGCTCTGTTGCGGTGTAGAGGTGGATCTCGTCGGGACCGATGACGGAGTCGAGAATTTTAGGGTCGCTGGCGACTAGAGGCTCGATCTTGACCTTGTCCCCTGGCTTGGCGGTGGGTGATGCCTGCTCGTCGCGTGTGACGAAGAGCGAACCCTTGGTGCCGTACCACTTGATACCGTTCGGGAAGTCGCCGGAGATGTCCATCGTGACACCATTGGCGTAGATGGCATGGGTTAGAAACTTGCCGTGGACATTCCAGAGGCCATGTGTGGGGAACTCGGCCGTGCCCCAGATCTCGACCGGTCCCGTGTGCTCGGTGTTCATGCCCCAGTGGGCCGTATCGACGTGGTGCGCGCCCCAGCCGGTGATCATGCCTGCTCCGAACTGCTCCATACGGAGCCAGCCCGGACGATCGAACCCCTCGAGCGGCATCACTCGATCGACGGTGTACGGCACATTCGGCGTCGAGCCGAGCCAGGCGTCGTAGTTGAAGTCGGAGGGGATCGGCATAGGCGCTGGGTCGCCGCCCGCGGGATCGCCGGGCAGGCCGATCTCTACATGCTTCACTTCGCCGATGCGGCCGTTGCGAACCAGCTCGCAGGCGCGGTGGAACTGCTTCCATGAGCGCTGCTGACTGCCGATCTGCAGGATTTGCCCGGTCGACTGGACGGTGTCGCTGAGGTAACGACCCTCTGCGATGGTGAGCGATGCCGGCTTTTGCAGATATACGTCTTTACCGGCGCGGACAGCTGCGGCTGCGATCAGCGCGTGCTGATGGTCCGGCGTGCTGATCACGACGGCGTCGATATCCTTGTTGGCCAGAAGCTCGTTGTAGTTGTGGTAGCCGGTGACCCCGTCGTAGGGCTTGCCCGTCTTCTTGGTATAGAAGTCGTTGACGAACTGCTTTCCCTCATCCACGCGATGTCCGGCTAGATCGCATACGGCCATGATGCGTGCGCCGTCCACCTTGAGAATGGCCGGCATGTCATGCACGCGCGAGATGCGGCCGACGCCGATAGCACCGACGTTGATCTGCTTGCTCGGAGCCATCTGCCCGAATACGGATGAGGGCAAAATGGTTGGAAATCCAACTGCTACCGCCGCTCCTGCTGTCTTCACAAAGGTGCGGCGAGATATTGCGCTCTTTTGTGCCAGAGTCATGCTATGCCTCCCTTTGTTCCTAAGCGCTCAGGTGAACGAGCTTCGCGTTCTTTTGCGCCTTGATGACAAGCTCTGCGGCAAGCAGGCATTGCGTCTGGTCCTGCGCGATGTGCGTTCGGTTCACAACGTCCGCTACAAATTGTGGACCGAATGGCAGAGTGAGATTGTTGCAGTCGATGTAGCGCGATTGATTCTTGTCGACGATGAAGAGATTGTTCCCGGACTTGCTGACGGCTACGTTGGTGTACTTGCGCACCTCGATGTAGCCCTGCGTGCCGAGGATGAACAGTCGGCCATCGCCCCATGTTCCGAGACCATCGGGGGTGAACCAATCT
Coding sequences:
- a CDS encoding efflux RND transporter permease subunit; this encodes MVDFFIRRPIFATVCALLIILAGAVCIPTLPISLYPQLAPPQVIVTSNYIGANAKDVESAVTIILEQSINGVEGMRYISSTSSNDGTSAITITFQTGYDLSIAAVDVQNRVASAQGRLPATVNNTGITITKANSNFVLAAGFVSPDKSLSPAFISNYLDVYVADALKRVPGVGAVVIFGERKYAMRLWLDPNKLAARSLTALDVTNALSEQNVEVAAGQLGLPPGDDKQSFQMAVRVVGRLSDPRQFENIIIKNSATANGIVLLKDVGRAEIGAENYNTDLKFSGGDAVGVGVQQLSNANALDVDRQCRAVLTELRKSFPPGMDYVIAVDTTTVVSDSIREVETTIGEAIIIVIVVIFLFLQDWRATIIPAVTIPVSLIGTFAFIKIFGFSINSLTLFGITLATGLVVDDAIVVIENVQRHLADNLLVNANSDAPVVHDAHQATSIAMAEVTSAVIATSLVLISVFVPVSFFPGTTGILYKQFSLTIAFSIAISAFNALTLSPALAAILLRPETHHGGLLGLIDKVIKWVISVYAVAVTWIVKMRWVFALIFLGGLGATVYMYNHVPTAFVPAEDQGYFLILVQTPPGASLAYTSEVADRASALVRQDDDVFGTFSVMGFSLSGGSSPNSGLIFAPLKPVDERTKKGAGHSARDIVGRIGPKLFGVPGGIIFAAEPPAIAGVGSVGGFQFMLQDAGRNTFGDIDRVAHTIVAQSRDPKSGLSALNTQFTSNDPQLQVTIDRQKAKTMGVPLSQITSAMATFMGSSYVNDFDFNNRSYRVYVQADSLFRRNAQDLRQYYVRSDSNQMIPLDNLVALEETSGPQVISHYNLFRAAEIDGSPAPGLSSGQGLAAMEAIFNKNKLQGMTFSWTGLALEEIESSGKAIIIFGLGLLVVYLALAAQYESFALPFIILLAVPMAILGALTLVSLRGLDDDVYVQIGLVMLIGLSAKNSILIVEFAEQQLEHGKTIIEAAIIAAELRLRPILMTSIAFILGVMPLYLATGAGAYGRHSVGTAVVGGMVLSTALNLVFIPVLYVILKTFLALFSKNKPVRTESRGLPPPQPIN
- a CDS encoding efflux RND transporter periplasmic adaptor subunit; protein product: MPHLLNLRALPLLICASVLTVGCSKPAPVAPPPQAMPVKVAPVSLTDVPSRDTYVATIKSRRTSTMQPQVDGNITRILVKSGDAVRAGQLLMQIDPLKQTAAVQSQQGTQAQKQAVYQYNQTEVERQRKLFEAGVTSRDAYDQAIQAFQNSKGDYEANAALTTTQQQQLAYYQIRAPFAGVIGDIPVHLGDYVSPTTVLTTVDENADLEAYIYLPTERASLVRPGLPIDILDASGEVLAHSSISFLSPQVDNGLQSILAKAEIPRTAQRLRNLQLVNARVTWNTASQPVVPVLAVVRVGGQPFVYVAVPSAHGGYSAHQVAVTVGETFGNNYPVLSGLKQGDKVILSSIQFLQEGAPVQPLS
- a CDS encoding queuosine precursor transporter, translating into MSPQRFKYLDALTTGFVVILLVSNLVAQKVCQIGPFAVSGAILLFPITYIFGDVFTEVYGFAASRRAIWLGFFGTSLLYLMGALVIALPAAPGWKNQQAFATVFGFIPRMLAASLVAFWAGEFANSYTMSRLKLLTNGRKLWTRTIGSTVVGQAVDTVLVITLTFAGIYPVHTLINIIVTGYLLKVGYEVVATPLTYLIINGLKAAEKVDTFDRQADFNPFAFSD
- a CDS encoding Gfo/Idh/MocA family protein — encoded protein: MTLAQKSAISRRTFVKTAGAAVAVGFPTILPSSVFGQMAPSKQINVGAIGVGRISRVHDMPAILKVDGARIMAVCDLAGHRVDEGKQFVNDFYTKKTGKPYDGVTGYHNYNELLANKDIDAVVISTPDHQHALIAAAAVRAGKDVYLQKPASLTIAEGRYLSDTVQSTGQILQIGSQQRSWKQFHRACELVRNGRIGEVKHVEIGLPGDPAGGDPAPMPIPSDFNYDAWLGSTPNVPYTVDRVMPLEGFDRPGWLRMEQFGAGMITGWGAHHVDTAHWGMNTEHTGPVEIWGTAEFPTHGLWNVHGKFLTHAIYANGVTMDISGDFPNGIKWYGTKGSLFVTRDEQASPTAKPGDKVKIEPLVASDPKILDSVIGPDEIHLYTATEQHANWLECIRTRKQPTAPVEIGHRACSTCLLHHIAMKTKRHLHWDPERERFNHDDEANAMLSRPMRTPYIFENTFG